One segment of Micromonospora parathelypteridis DNA contains the following:
- a CDS encoding alpha/beta hydrolase — protein sequence MPDSSPSYRDPAQGARHGRLTARRHRPVTAAPTGLVPMTGPDGERLAMAYAPQPATDTSAYRLVLLLHGAGGSARQGLDLLLPVADAHHLLLVAPQSSAASWDLIAGGFGADVRRIDGLLATAFDGYPVRDVTLGGFSDGASYALSLGLANGDLIDAVLAFSPGFAAPPATHGRPRIFVSHGVDDRVLPIDVCSRRLVPHLHGLGYDVTYEEFHGGHEVPTAIRDTATAWLTTPPSP from the coding sequence GACTCATCCCCGTCGTACCGGGACCCAGCGCAGGGTGCCCGGCACGGTCGGTTGACCGCCCGCCGTCACCGGCCGGTGACGGCGGCGCCCACCGGGCTCGTGCCGATGACCGGCCCGGACGGTGAGCGGCTGGCGATGGCGTACGCCCCGCAGCCGGCAACGGACACTTCGGCGTACCGGTTGGTGTTGCTCCTGCACGGTGCCGGCGGCTCGGCGCGGCAAGGGCTGGACCTGCTGCTGCCCGTCGCGGACGCGCACCACCTGCTGCTGGTCGCCCCACAGTCGTCGGCGGCGAGCTGGGACCTGATCGCTGGCGGCTTCGGGGCGGACGTGCGGCGCATCGACGGGCTGCTCGCGACCGCCTTCGACGGCTACCCGGTGCGCGACGTGACGCTGGGCGGCTTCTCCGACGGCGCCTCGTACGCGCTGTCGCTGGGCCTGGCCAACGGCGACCTGATCGACGCGGTGCTGGCCTTCTCGCCCGGTTTCGCCGCGCCTCCGGCGACTCACGGCCGTCCACGGATCTTCGTGTCACACGGTGTCGACGACCGCGTGCTGCCCATCGACGTGTGCAGCCGCCGGCTCGTCCCACACCTGCACGGCCTCGGCTACGACGTCACCTACGAGGAGTTTCACGGCGGCCACGAGGTCCCCACCGCAATCCGCGATACCGCCACCGCCTGGCTGACCACCCCACCCTCACCCTGA
- a CDS encoding FUSC family protein, translating to MVRFSGLRTAGERLRHGWRPVLEATVSATVAWLLATRLLGHPQPFFAPAAALIVLGQARGQRVRRAVEVVLGVAAGVLVADLVVQALGPGTSWTVFTVILLTVLLAVAFGATAVTLVQAAVSALYLVVVAPPDGSLVPFRFVDALIGGAVALAVSLLVDVRHPMAPLVAEVRRTFDELAGLLGEIADALDHRDEAAAVAALRQARGMDARVDGLRNGVLAAGEALRLNVRRRHHIGRLRSVDESIRQIDYVVRNVRVLARAGVTLSRLHTPAPPPELGAALRSLAEAVRQAGAALAADLDGHDETADRHATRADEAALAAVHTAGQLFGSTQTLPLAMIIGQVRATAIDLLRGVNPEDDAAVLARVDEALGLPAV from the coding sequence ATGGTGCGGTTCAGCGGGCTGCGGACGGCCGGCGAGCGGCTGCGGCACGGCTGGCGGCCGGTGCTGGAGGCGACCGTCTCGGCGACCGTGGCCTGGCTGCTGGCCACCCGACTGCTCGGGCACCCGCAACCCTTCTTCGCGCCAGCCGCAGCGCTGATCGTTCTCGGCCAGGCCCGGGGGCAGCGCGTCCGCCGGGCCGTCGAGGTCGTTCTCGGGGTCGCCGCCGGGGTGCTCGTCGCGGACCTGGTGGTGCAGGCGCTCGGTCCGGGTACCAGCTGGACGGTGTTCACCGTCATCCTGCTCACCGTCCTCCTCGCGGTGGCCTTCGGCGCCACCGCCGTGACGCTGGTGCAGGCTGCGGTATCCGCGCTCTACCTGGTGGTGGTCGCGCCGCCGGACGGGTCGCTGGTGCCGTTCCGCTTCGTCGACGCGCTGATCGGTGGCGCGGTCGCGCTCGCGGTCAGCCTGCTGGTCGACGTCCGGCACCCGATGGCACCGCTGGTCGCCGAGGTGCGGCGAACCTTCGACGAGCTGGCCGGGTTGCTGGGCGAGATCGCCGACGCGCTGGACCACCGCGACGAGGCCGCCGCGGTCGCCGCGCTCCGGCAGGCCCGGGGGATGGACGCCCGGGTGGACGGGCTGCGCAACGGCGTGCTGGCTGCCGGTGAGGCGTTGCGGCTCAACGTCCGGCGGCGCCACCACATTGGCCGACTGAGGTCGGTGGACGAGTCGATCCGACAGATCGACTATGTGGTTCGCAACGTCCGGGTGCTGGCCCGGGCCGGCGTGACACTCAGCCGGCTGCACACCCCGGCGCCGCCGCCCGAGCTGGGTGCCGCCCTGCGGTCGCTGGCCGAGGCGGTCCGGCAGGCCGGCGCGGCGCTCGCCGCCGACCTGGACGGGCACGACGAGACCGCCGATCGGCACGCCACCCGGGCCGACGAGGCCGCCCTGGCCGCCGTGCACACCGCTGGGCAGCTCTTCGGCTCCACGCAGACGCTCCCACTGGCCATGATCATCGGCCAGGTTCGTGCCACGGCCATCGACCTGCTGCGCGGCGTGAACCCTGAGGACGACGCCGCCGTCCTCGCCCGCGTCGACGAAGCCCTGGGCCTCCCCGCAGTCTGA
- a CDS encoding TetR/AcrR family transcriptional regulator, whose protein sequence is MTARTNRIALLTDAAIELIADGGMRALTHRAVDGRAGMPSGTTSAYLRTRQALIEAVVGRLAERDRADLAEYDLPTGPPPPPPASRLDGNDLDGLAVGVAEVLDRWLSTGRSRTLARYACLLEAVHRPELRGILQHGTGLRVQARDLLTRAGATDPDRQGDQFVAFVDGLLFDRLVGAGALSAPQPGSAASRADLSAAVRTLLRALTGS, encoded by the coding sequence GTGACGGCCCGCACGAACCGGATCGCGTTACTGACCGACGCGGCCATCGAGTTGATCGCCGACGGTGGGATGCGAGCGCTGACCCACCGGGCGGTCGACGGCCGCGCCGGAATGCCGTCCGGCACCACCTCCGCCTACCTGCGGACCCGACAGGCGTTGATCGAGGCCGTGGTGGGACGGCTCGCCGAACGGGACCGGGCCGACCTGGCGGAGTACGACCTGCCGACCGGCCCGCCGCCCCCGCCGCCCGCGTCCCGTCTCGACGGCAACGACCTCGACGGGCTCGCCGTCGGCGTCGCCGAGGTGCTCGACCGCTGGCTGAGCACCGGGCGCAGTCGGACCCTGGCCCGTTACGCCTGCCTGCTGGAAGCGGTGCACCGGCCTGAACTGCGGGGCATCCTGCAGCACGGCACCGGACTGCGGGTGCAGGCCCGGGACCTGCTGACCCGGGCCGGGGCCACCGACCCCGACCGGCAGGGCGACCAGTTCGTCGCCTTCGTGGACGGGCTGCTCTTCGACCGGCTCGTCGGCGCGGGCGCGCTCAGCGCCCCACAGCCCGGGAGCGCGGCCAGCCGTGCCGACCTGAGCGCCGCGGTCCGTACGCTGCTGCGCGCCCTGACCGGGAGCTGA
- a CDS encoding FAD-dependent oxidoreductase, with protein sequence MDDSHAVVVGAGIGGLSAALALHRRGWRVTVLERAAQPREVGAGLTLMANALRGLDALGLGPAVRRGGHAETPGGIRDRHGRWLSRVDGAEMTRQLGTTALGVHRATLHRTLREALPASSLRTGAEVEHVESGPDRAKVRYQGPAGPHTIDADLVVGADGLRSQVRAQLWPRHPAPVYAGSTAWRAAIAFPDPVPAAISWGRGAEFGMVPLGDGQVYWYGALNAPPGGHAPDELAALRERFGDWHSPIPALLAATPPGVVLRNDIHHLAVPLPSYVRGRVALLGDAAHAMTPNLGQGAGQAIEDAVVLGAVCAGGAEEVPAALAAYDEQRRPRSQAIARAAFNAGRYGQQLRNPLAVAVRDTALRLTPARAALRGMARYADWSPPAG encoded by the coding sequence ATGGACGACTCACACGCGGTGGTGGTCGGCGCCGGCATCGGCGGGCTGAGCGCGGCGCTCGCCCTGCACCGGCGCGGTTGGCGGGTCACCGTGCTGGAACGTGCCGCCCAGCCGCGCGAGGTCGGCGCCGGCCTGACCCTGATGGCCAACGCACTGCGCGGGCTGGACGCCCTCGGCCTCGGCCCGGCCGTGCGCCGCGGTGGGCACGCCGAGACGCCCGGCGGCATCCGGGACCGGCACGGGCGGTGGCTGTCCCGGGTGGACGGGGCGGAGATGACCCGACAGTTGGGCACCACCGCACTCGGCGTACACCGGGCCACGCTGCACCGCACCCTGCGCGAGGCGCTGCCCGCCTCGTCGCTGCGGACCGGCGCCGAGGTGGAGCACGTGGAGTCCGGCCCGGACCGCGCCAAGGTGCGCTACCAGGGACCCGCCGGCCCGCACACCATCGACGCTGACCTGGTGGTCGGCGCCGACGGCCTGCGCAGCCAGGTCCGCGCCCAGCTCTGGCCGCGACACCCCGCCCCGGTGTACGCGGGGTCGACGGCCTGGCGCGCCGCCATCGCGTTTCCCGACCCGGTCCCGGCCGCGATCAGCTGGGGTCGGGGAGCCGAGTTCGGCATGGTGCCGCTCGGCGACGGCCAGGTCTACTGGTACGGCGCGCTCAACGCCCCGCCCGGCGGCCACGCCCCCGACGAGTTGGCGGCCCTGCGGGAACGCTTCGGGGACTGGCACTCCCCCATCCCGGCGCTACTCGCGGCGACCCCACCCGGAGTCGTCCTGCGCAACGACATCCACCACCTGGCCGTGCCGCTGCCCTCGTACGTGCGGGGACGGGTGGCACTGCTCGGTGACGCCGCCCACGCGATGACACCCAACCTCGGACAGGGCGCCGGGCAGGCCATCGAGGACGCGGTGGTGCTCGGCGCGGTCTGCGCCGGCGGAGCCGAGGAGGTGCCGGCCGCCCTGGCGGCGTACGACGAGCAGCGTCGCCCGCGCAGCCAGGCCATCGCGCGGGCCGCTTTCAATGCCGGCCGGTACGGCCAGCAACTGCGCAACCCGCTCGCCGTCGCGGTGCGGGACACCGCGTTACGGCTCACCCCGGCCCGGGCCGCCCTGCGGGGCATGGCCCGCTATGCGGACTGGAGTCCTCCGGCGGGCTGA
- a CDS encoding adenosine deaminase family protein: MTPAQRHAPKIELHVHLEGTVRPALLAALARGHRLPVPAETPGTFDDLYDFIATWNAMTVVLRTPQDYRRALLAYAAEAARDGAVHLEPIVDAEERLGLDGWANVLAALVDAAAEARESYGVSIGLTPQVCRGHDIDFTEAAARVATRFAGRGVVGFGLSGAEGRHPTIPYTRMVDLARDGGLPFVPHAGEAAGPEAVREVLAMGAVRIRHGVRAVDDPELVAELAGRGIVLDVTPTSNLRLGVARADRPHPLTVLTDGGVACSVSTDDPAIFDITLADEYALAARLGVDAATAYAAGLRGMLGTAADHARLVAVGERAYQGATQPAGGLQSA; this comes from the coding sequence ATGACGCCGGCTCAGCGCCACGCCCCGAAAATCGAACTGCACGTCCACCTGGAGGGAACGGTCCGCCCGGCGCTGCTCGCCGCGCTGGCCCGCGGCCATCGCCTCCCGGTGCCGGCCGAGACGCCCGGGACGTTCGACGACCTGTACGACTTCATCGCCACCTGGAACGCGATGACGGTGGTGCTGCGTACGCCGCAGGACTACCGGCGTGCGTTGCTGGCCTACGCCGCGGAGGCCGCCCGCGACGGCGCGGTCCACCTGGAACCGATCGTGGACGCCGAGGAACGGCTCGGGTTGGACGGCTGGGCGAACGTGCTCGCCGCCCTGGTCGACGCGGCGGCCGAGGCCCGCGAGTCGTACGGGGTCTCGATCGGGTTGACCCCGCAGGTCTGCCGAGGCCACGACATCGACTTCACCGAGGCGGCGGCCCGTGTCGCCACCCGTTTCGCCGGGCGGGGCGTGGTCGGTTTCGGGTTGTCCGGGGCCGAGGGGCGGCACCCGACGATCCCGTACACCCGGATGGTGGACCTGGCCCGCGACGGCGGCCTGCCGTTCGTGCCGCACGCGGGCGAGGCGGCCGGGCCGGAGGCGGTCCGCGAGGTGCTGGCGATGGGCGCGGTCCGAATCCGGCACGGTGTACGTGCCGTGGACGATCCGGAGCTGGTCGCCGAGTTGGCCGGGCGGGGCATCGTGTTGGACGTGACGCCCACCTCCAACCTGCGCCTCGGGGTGGCCCGAGCGGACCGCCCCCATCCGTTGACCGTGCTGACCGACGGCGGGGTCGCCTGCTCGGTGTCCACTGACGACCCGGCCATCTTCGACATCACCCTGGCCGACGAGTACGCGCTCGCCGCCCGGCTCGGAGTGGACGCCGCGACCGCCTACGCCGCCGGCCTGCGCGGCATGCTCGGCACTGCCGCTGACCACGCCCGACTGGTGGCGGTGGGGGAGCGGGCTTACCAGGGGGCGACTCAGCCCGCCGGAGGACTCCAGTCCGCATAG
- a CDS encoding LppM family (lipo)protein, which yields MGLTVNADDTVDGQLLLTAQKSLLSQRNKNIQAAFAELRQDVPALPQGEETGYADDKLFGTQISYHKAPLAGFDTESVKLVRDGDLYRFTLPLDPSKYGGKVAQQNPQQQQAFLTLMSFEISVTFPGRVIDSNGTVNGRSVSWKVDPNQNKPAELRAVAEAPPRPSASPAAASDEGGIGCPLVVGGVLVVLLLGAVGVLLLLRRRRPAAPAAPGPTPPPGPPAGAPGPG from the coding sequence ATGGGGCTCACCGTCAACGCCGACGACACGGTCGACGGGCAGCTGCTGCTGACGGCCCAGAAGTCCCTGCTGAGCCAGCGGAACAAGAACATTCAGGCGGCGTTCGCCGAGCTGCGACAGGACGTTCCCGCCCTGCCGCAGGGCGAGGAGACCGGCTATGCGGACGACAAACTCTTCGGTACCCAGATCAGTTATCACAAGGCGCCGCTGGCAGGTTTCGACACGGAGAGCGTGAAACTTGTCCGGGACGGCGATCTGTACCGTTTCACATTGCCGCTCGACCCGTCGAAATACGGCGGAAAGGTTGCGCAGCAGAATCCGCAACAGCAGCAGGCATTCCTCACGCTGATGTCGTTCGAGATCTCGGTGACGTTTCCGGGCCGCGTGATCGACAGCAATGGCACCGTCAACGGCCGGTCGGTCAGCTGGAAGGTGGACCCCAACCAGAACAAGCCGGCCGAGCTGCGGGCGGTTGCCGAGGCGCCACCTCGGCCGTCCGCCTCGCCGGCCGCCGCCAGCGACGAAGGCGGGATCGGATGTCCGCTGGTCGTCGGCGGCGTGCTCGTTGTGCTGTTGCTCGGCGCGGTGGGCGTACTCCTGTTGTTGCGCCGCCGGCGCCCCGCGGCACCGGCGGCGCCCGGCCCGACCCCGCCGCCCGGCCCACCCGCCGGCGCCCCGGGGCCCGGCTGA
- a CDS encoding glycine zipper family protein, with amino-acid sequence MIFGILSAAVQVILGALFGFLAGGPIGLLIGAVVGLLIGAVFGWAVTSAGVYAPNARGIFLFVVDHTWSLLNTVVGAIYLAVHLIFGHSLDRPTSSGSGRVSVVEGVSPRYATTIGTVCAGSSSGIQRHEDVHIFQGRLLGPLYIPLVLANYVLFTIAPVWLLYHDHTSAPINRFTRYFEIGVYPHVWNEAIAYRIQGTPPR; translated from the coding sequence ATGATCTTCGGAATTCTCAGCGCGGCGGTCCAGGTCATCCTCGGCGCCCTGTTCGGCTTCCTCGCCGGCGGCCCGATCGGCCTGCTGATCGGCGCCGTCGTGGGCCTGCTGATCGGCGCGGTCTTCGGCTGGGCGGTGACGTCCGCCGGCGTGTACGCGCCAAACGCCCGCGGCATCTTCCTCTTCGTCGTCGACCACACCTGGAGCCTGCTCAACACGGTCGTCGGCGCCATCTACCTGGCCGTGCACCTCATCTTCGGGCACTCGCTGGACCGGCCCACCTCGTCCGGCAGCGGCCGGGTCAGCGTGGTGGAGGGGGTCTCGCCCCGCTACGCCACCACCATCGGCACCGTCTGCGCCGGCTCCAGCTCCGGCATCCAGCGGCACGAGGACGTGCACATCTTCCAGGGTCGCCTGCTCGGACCGCTCTACATCCCACTGGTGCTGGCGAACTACGTCCTGTTCACCATCGCCCCGGTGTGGCTGCTGTACCACGACCACACCAGCGCGCCGATCAACCGGTTCACCCGGTACTTCGAGATCGGTGTCTACCCGCACGTGTGGAACGAGGCCATCGCGTACCGGATCCAGGGGACGCCGCCGCGATGA
- a CDS encoding carboxypeptidase regulatory-like domain-containing protein, translating into MTTDGRGPIETATAELAAWLTSAAGEPVPIGPPRTDGATAGLTLWPLELRPARQTRSSGAVREPYRFTVRYLLCVTGPDGLPRLDRVLTAATSDGSYPVVLEAGEAALWTAFGTAPRPALLIDVPAQVDHPTPAAPPVLQPLRLRQLEVRALAGRVVGPEDQPLAAMRVELPSTGSATRTDPEGRFLIAGVPHDPEHPNPVRLRLTGRGLVLTADVDPAEPDIVIVCAPPTH; encoded by the coding sequence ATGACCACCGACGGGCGCGGACCGATCGAGACGGCCACCGCCGAGCTGGCCGCCTGGCTGACCAGCGCGGCGGGGGAACCCGTCCCGATCGGCCCGCCCCGCACCGACGGCGCCACCGCCGGGCTCACCCTCTGGCCGCTGGAGCTGCGCCCCGCCCGGCAGACCCGCTCCAGCGGCGCGGTCCGCGAACCGTACCGGTTCACGGTCCGCTACCTGCTGTGCGTGACCGGGCCGGACGGGTTGCCCCGGCTGGACCGGGTGCTCACCGCCGCGACGAGCGACGGCAGCTACCCGGTCGTCCTGGAGGCCGGCGAGGCCGCACTGTGGACGGCGTTCGGCACGGCACCCCGCCCGGCGCTGCTGATCGACGTACCCGCACAGGTGGACCACCCCACCCCGGCCGCACCGCCGGTGCTGCAACCGCTGCGGCTGCGACAACTCGAGGTACGCGCCCTCGCCGGCCGGGTGGTCGGCCCCGAGGACCAACCACTGGCGGCGATGCGCGTCGAACTGCCCAGCACCGGTTCCGCCACCCGCACCGACCCCGAGGGCCGGTTCCTGATCGCCGGCGTTCCACACGACCCGGAGCACCCGAACCCGGTCCGGCTCCGGCTGACCGGCCGTGGGCTCGTCCTCACCGCCGACGTCGACCCCGCCGAACCCGACATCGTCATCGTCTGCGCGCCACCGACCCACTGA
- a CDS encoding phage tail sheath family protein, with the protein MPSYFSPGIYVEEVPSGARPIGPASTSIAAFVGVAPDRSAQLGKAVPVNNWTEFLRLFAGGERVESTPLARAVFGFLDNGGARCWVVNVGDGGAITGTGQRRGGLQLLEAVDEISIIAAPGFHDAVSHEALLSMAERTRTMVAICDPAPDIDDIAALTRVATPSSGKPPKPAEGAGGGSGGSGGGSAQPGGSGGHEGAAYRPRQSEFGAFYYPWLRVRDPISGELELTPPSGHLAGIWARTDALRGVHKAPANEPVRGAVDLGYLVTRPEHDVLNPKGVNVIRYFAGEGIRVWGARTLAAEASEWRYLNVRRLSIAIEQAIANGTRWMVFEPNDFTLWRSIRRDIGAFLTRVWRDGALLGRSPEEAFFVKCDEETNPADVRDAGMVIAHIGIAVVKPAEFVVFKLSQWAGGTETETIGG; encoded by the coding sequence ATGCCCAGCTACTTCTCCCCCGGCATCTATGTCGAGGAGGTCCCCAGCGGCGCCCGACCGATCGGCCCGGCGAGCACCAGCATCGCCGCCTTCGTCGGCGTCGCCCCGGACCGCTCCGCCCAACTGGGCAAGGCGGTGCCGGTCAACAACTGGACGGAGTTCCTGCGGCTCTTCGCCGGCGGGGAGCGGGTGGAGAGCACCCCGTTGGCCCGGGCGGTCTTCGGTTTCCTGGACAACGGAGGCGCCCGCTGCTGGGTGGTCAACGTCGGCGACGGCGGCGCGATCACCGGCACCGGACAGCGCCGCGGCGGCCTGCAACTGCTGGAGGCCGTCGACGAGATCTCGATCATCGCCGCGCCCGGCTTCCACGACGCGGTGTCCCACGAGGCGCTGCTCAGCATGGCCGAGCGCACCCGCACCATGGTCGCGATCTGCGACCCGGCGCCGGACATCGACGACATCGCCGCGCTGACCCGGGTCGCCACGCCGTCCTCCGGCAAACCCCCCAAGCCGGCCGAGGGGGCGGGCGGAGGCTCGGGCGGTTCCGGTGGCGGCTCGGCCCAGCCGGGCGGCTCCGGCGGGCACGAGGGGGCCGCGTACCGGCCCCGACAGTCCGAGTTCGGCGCGTTCTACTACCCCTGGCTACGGGTACGCGACCCGATCAGCGGCGAGTTGGAACTCACCCCGCCGAGTGGGCACCTGGCCGGCATCTGGGCCCGCACCGACGCCCTGCGCGGAGTGCACAAGGCACCGGCCAACGAACCCGTACGCGGCGCCGTCGACCTGGGCTACCTGGTCACCCGACCGGAACACGACGTGCTCAACCCCAAGGGCGTCAACGTGATCCGCTACTTCGCCGGCGAGGGCATCCGCGTCTGGGGCGCCCGTACGCTCGCCGCCGAGGCCAGCGAGTGGCGCTACCTCAACGTACGGCGACTCAGCATCGCCATCGAACAGGCCATCGCCAACGGCACCAGGTGGATGGTCTTCGAGCCCAACGACTTCACCCTCTGGCGCTCGATCCGGCGTGACATCGGGGCGTTCCTCACCCGGGTGTGGCGCGACGGCGCGCTGCTCGGGCGCAGTCCCGAGGAGGCGTTCTTCGTCAAGTGCGACGAGGAGACCAACCCGGCGGACGTCCGCGACGCGGGCATGGTGATCGCCCACATCGGCATCGCCGTCGTCAAGCCCGCCGAATTCGTGGTGTTCAAGCTGAGCCAGTGGGCCGGCGGCACCGAGACCGAGACGATCGGAGGCTGA
- a CDS encoding phage tail protein, with translation MPTTATPQPGAPVDPYRAYNFRLLINGVTNGHFTEMTGLEVNIPGQPYREHGLGRMRMVPGQAEYEPVTLHFGLTASRELWDWVNATAQGTLNRRNVSVVLLDSVGTAEVLRWNLIDAWPTRWRGAHLNTLSHEIAIASLTLRYEGLELETGGATAPAPA, from the coding sequence ATGCCCACCACAGCCACCCCGCAGCCCGGCGCCCCGGTCGACCCGTACCGGGCGTACAACTTCCGGCTGCTCATCAACGGCGTCACCAACGGCCACTTCACCGAGATGACCGGGCTGGAGGTGAACATCCCGGGGCAGCCGTACCGGGAGCACGGCCTGGGCCGGATGCGGATGGTGCCCGGCCAGGCCGAGTACGAGCCGGTGACGCTGCACTTCGGCCTCACCGCCTCCCGCGAGTTGTGGGACTGGGTGAACGCCACCGCACAGGGCACCCTCAACCGTCGCAACGTCTCCGTGGTGCTGCTCGACTCGGTGGGGACCGCCGAGGTGCTGCGGTGGAACCTGATCGACGCCTGGCCCACCCGGTGGCGGGGCGCGCACCTCAACACGCTCAGCCACGAGATCGCCATCGCGTCGTTGACCCTGCGCTACGAGGGCCTGGAGCTGGAGACCGGCGGTGCCACCGCGCCGGCACCCGCGTAG
- a CDS encoding CIS tube protein yields the protein MERVAFLIDSSGERVDCLLNPETVQVTRLAGVRHRGASGGQLTGSGLADDPLVFTGGGRTELVLDLLFDVDFVEAQVRPADVRVLTRPLWMLAENSTAEHGWLRPPLVRLVWGKTWNVPGVIIAVAERFDAFTGTGSPRRSWLRLKLVRAAETADQAEAGFAEELAAASTPTAAPGSAVIAAGDGAAEPGRSGVRFDLLANDALGSPLRWRLLAEHNRITDPLAVPAGTTLAVPPPAGTRAGGVPGSGSTFAGAVAGMARTVAGAVSAGASFVGASIAGSTGPGNPGPGSTGPGNPGGTP from the coding sequence ATGGAACGCGTCGCCTTTCTCATCGACTCCTCCGGCGAACGGGTGGACTGCCTGCTCAACCCGGAGACCGTGCAGGTGACCCGGCTCGCCGGCGTACGCCATCGGGGTGCCTCCGGCGGGCAGCTCACCGGCTCCGGGCTGGCCGACGATCCGCTGGTCTTCACCGGCGGCGGCCGGACCGAGCTGGTGCTCGACCTGCTCTTCGACGTCGACTTCGTGGAGGCGCAGGTCCGTCCGGCCGACGTACGGGTGCTCACCCGTCCCCTCTGGATGCTGGCGGAGAACTCGACCGCCGAGCATGGCTGGCTGCGACCGCCGCTGGTCCGGTTGGTCTGGGGCAAGACCTGGAACGTGCCCGGCGTGATCATCGCCGTGGCGGAGCGGTTCGACGCGTTCACCGGCACCGGCTCACCTCGACGCTCCTGGCTGCGGCTGAAGCTGGTCCGGGCCGCCGAGACCGCCGACCAGGCGGAGGCCGGCTTCGCCGAGGAGTTGGCCGCGGCGAGCACCCCGACCGCCGCACCGGGCAGCGCGGTCATCGCCGCCGGCGACGGCGCGGCAGAGCCGGGCCGCTCCGGTGTGCGCTTCGACCTGCTGGCCAACGACGCTCTCGGCTCGCCGCTGCGCTGGCGCCTGCTGGCCGAACACAACCGGATCACCGATCCCCTCGCCGTGCCCGCCGGCACCACCCTCGCCGTCCCACCACCCGCCGGCACCCGAGCCGGCGGCGTCCCGGGCAGCGGTTCGACCTTCGCCGGCGCGGTGGCCGGGATGGCGCGGACGGTGGCCGGCGCGGTGAGCGCGGGCGCATCGTTCGTGGGCGCCTCGATCGCCGGCAGCACCGGGCCCGGCAATCCCGGACCAGGCAGCACCGGGCCCGGCAACCCCGGGGGTACGCCATGA